In Rutidosis leptorrhynchoides isolate AG116_Rl617_1_P2 chromosome 2, CSIRO_AGI_Rlap_v1, whole genome shotgun sequence, one genomic interval encodes:
- the LOC139891165 gene encoding F-box/LRR-repeat protein At4g14103-like — translation MSNTGQDRYAIHNVRDRYDRISQLPDCIHHYILSFIPTKEVLKTSILSKSWKYLWTSVSNLDFDDTLFHANKTHNEICFVNFVEHVLLLRDASNIDKFRLSCRVFFNALRINSWITYALLHNVQELNLCVFVEDQFVLPSSLFCSQILTSLKIEMNCVLELPNNICFPCLKMLHLSLITFPDDETTQKLFMGCRVLEELVILDCDWVNLKSITISSSTLKRFTIDDLPYFGPPDGPGGCKIEIYASNLVNMNYAGYPSNEIVLCDVSSLVNAYISVPVPHTRKIEVATHVINLLNGLSKVVSLWVSDHTIESLVFAGNLFVHLPVFKNLTYLELIMEIGNPTFKALMKLLSRCPNLQYLCFSEGFNNDIYLDEKDLVWSSLPKCISCCLKTLSFHNLRGYDSEIRFLNCVLRNALVLEKMVIVSCENLVRDRNRQKEVKKALQATAKGKSCVVTFL, via the exons ATGAGTAACACAGGCCAAGACCGGTATGCAATTCATAATGTGCGCGACAGATATGATCGTATAAGCCAACTTCCCGATTGCATTCATCATTATATCTTATCATTTATTCCAACAAAAGAAGTTCTAAAAACTTCCATACTTTCAAAAAGTTGGAAATATCTATGGACATCAGTTTCAAATCTGGACTTCGATGATACATTATTCCACGCTAATAAAACGCACAATGAGATTTGCTTTGTTAACTTTGTAGAACATGTTCTCTTATTACGCGATGCATCGAACATTGACAAGTTCCGTTTGTCTTGTCGCGTGTTCTTCAATGCATTACGCATTAATTCATGGATTACTTATGCCCTTCTGCACAATGTTCAAGAGCTAAATCTGTGCGTGTTTGTGGAAGATCAGTTCGTGCTCCCAAGTTCATTGTTTTGTAGTCAAATTTTGACCAGCTTGAAAATAGAAATGAACTGTGTTCTCGAGCTCCCGAATAATATCTGCTTTCCGTGTTTAAAAATGTTGCATTTATCTTTAATTACGTTCCCTGATGATGAAACGACACAAAAGCTTTTCATGGGTTGTCGTGTTCTTGAAGAGTTGGTTATATTAGACTGCGATTGGGTGAACTTGAAAAGCATTACGATTTCTAGTTCAACTTTAAAAAGGTTTACGATTGATGACTTGCCGTATTTTGGGCCACCCGATGGGCCCGGTGGTTGTAAGATCGAGATTTATGCATCAAATCTCGTGAATATGAATTACGCAGGGTATCCATCGAACGAGATTGTCTTGTGTGATGTATCGTCGTTGGTCAACGCGTACATTAGTGTTCCGGTCCCACACACGAGAAAAATAGAAGTTGCTACTCATGTTATTAACCTGCTGAATGGACTCAGTAAAGTTGTGTCTTTATGGGTATCTGATCATACTATCGAG TCTCTTGTATTTGCAGGAAACTTGTTCGTTCATCTTCCAGTTTTCAAGAACCTGACTTATTTGGAATTGATTATGGAAATTGGTAATCCCACATTTAAAGCATTGATGAAATTGCTTAGTCGCTGTCCGAATCTACAGTATCTATGTTTTTCCGAG GGATTCAACAACGATATATACCTTGACGAAAAGGATTTGGTTTGGTCATCACTGCCAAAATGCATTTCGTGTTGCCTCAAAACGCTGAGTTTTCATAATTTACGTGGGTATGATTCGGAAATACGGTTTCTAAACTGTGTTTTGCGAAATGCACTTGTTCTCGAAAAGATGGTCATAGTTAGTTGTGAGAATCTGGTAAGAGATCGAAACAGACAAAAAGAGGTCAAGAAGGCGTTACAAGCGACTGCGAAGGGCAAGTCTTGTGTCGTTACATTCTTATAG